The following proteins come from a genomic window of Sulfitobacter indolifex:
- a CDS encoding DUF1365 domain-containing protein: MTPRVDHIRGQTFHGRKGAVENRFRYSVDYVLCDAEAKELATPSLFTRNGAGLTSLQDSDHGGAPGQGRGAAWVREVLAAHEITGVQRIELLAQPRVLGHVFNPVSFWLCRRAGGALIAVIAEVTNTYGDRHSYLCHQPGMRPILPEDRLKAAKLLHVSPFQDVSGGYVFRFDINAARIGVWIDFTDGENGLIATLTGPRAPLTNGGILWSLLRRPFGARRVLALIHWQALKLWIKRAGFRARPDAPESEVSRDSAHGVGGR; encoded by the coding sequence GTGACACCGCGGGTCGATCATATCCGAGGGCAAACCTTTCATGGCCGCAAGGGCGCGGTGGAGAACCGCTTTCGCTATTCGGTAGACTATGTGCTGTGCGATGCGGAGGCGAAGGAGTTGGCAACACCCTCGCTGTTTACCCGCAATGGAGCGGGACTAACGAGCCTGCAAGACAGTGACCACGGTGGCGCTCCGGGGCAGGGGCGTGGTGCTGCATGGGTGCGTGAGGTATTGGCAGCACATGAGATTACCGGCGTGCAGCGGATCGAACTTTTGGCGCAACCGCGCGTCTTGGGGCATGTGTTTAACCCGGTTAGCTTTTGGCTTTGCCGCCGGGCCGGGGGCGCGCTCATCGCGGTGATTGCCGAGGTCACGAATACATACGGCGACCGGCATTCTTACCTGTGCCATCAACCTGGAATGCGGCCTATTCTGCCCGAGGATCGCCTCAAGGCGGCCAAGCTCTTGCATGTTTCACCCTTTCAGGATGTTTCAGGCGGTTATGTCTTTCGTTTTGATATCAACGCCGCGCGGATCGGCGTTTGGATCGATTTCACCGATGGCGAAAACGGGCTGATTGCCACGCTGACCGGCCCGCGTGCACCGCTGACCAATGGTGGCATCCTGTGGTCGCTGCTGCGCCGCCCCTTTGGGGCGCGGCGGGTGCTGGCGCTGATACATTGGCAGGCGCTGAAGCTGTGGATCAAACGCGCCGGATTTCGTGCGCGACCCGACGCGCCCGAGAGCGAGGTCTCGCGCGATAGTGCCCATGGCGTAGGTGGCCGATGA
- a CDS encoding MFS transporter: MTARAAGLPAYALFAALLASAGLPIYIHAPKFYVDEYGVSLTALGAVLFGLRLLDVVQDPALGWLAQALRAQRAAAVAVAATVMALAMLGLFAVPAPVAPVLWFAFMLTLVFSSFSFLTICFYAQGVAKADTLPGAGHLTLARWRETGALLGVCVASVAPLLLGMALDRPFAGFAVGFVVLALWAATAMRGEWRAAGVPVASGFGIVLRDLQARRLLLIALVNAAPVAVTSTLFLFYVELALDAPGWEGPLLLLFFLAAAGAAPLWGILAERHGARRVLLIAMALGIVAFGGALLLGPGDVMLFALVCLASGAVLGADLTLLPAMFAARMAQISPSAAEGFGLWSFVSKLTLAFAAVALLPALERAGLQTGAGDSSEASISLLIWFYAGVPCALKLLAIALLASANASANDVEKP; the protein is encoded by the coding sequence ATGACGGCGCGTGCAGCCGGTCTTCCTGCCTATGCGCTGTTTGCGGCATTGCTCGCGTCGGCAGGGCTGCCGATCTACATCCACGCGCCGAAATTTTACGTCGATGAATATGGGGTCTCGCTCACCGCACTCGGGGCGGTGCTTTTTGGGCTGCGGTTGCTTGATGTTGTGCAAGACCCGGCACTTGGTTGGCTGGCCCAAGCATTGCGGGCGCAGCGGGCGGCGGCAGTGGCGGTGGCCGCCACGGTAATGGCGCTGGCAATGCTGGGGCTATTTGCCGTGCCAGCCCCCGTGGCCCCGGTGCTTTGGTTCGCGTTCATGCTGACGCTGGTGTTCTCTTCTTTCAGTTTTCTGACAATTTGCTTCTATGCCCAAGGGGTCGCCAAGGCAGATACACTGCCGGGCGCAGGCCATTTGACCCTAGCCCGTTGGCGCGAGACCGGAGCGCTATTGGGGGTCTGCGTGGCCTCTGTGGCGCCTTTGTTGCTGGGCATGGCGCTTGACCGGCCCTTTGCGGGTTTCGCGGTCGGCTTTGTGGTCTTGGCGCTTTGGGCCGCGACCGCGATGCGCGGCGAATGGCGTGCGGCGGGGGTGCCGGTGGCCAGCGGATTTGGCATTGTTTTACGCGACCTACAAGCGCGGCGGTTGCTTTTGATCGCGCTGGTCAATGCAGCGCCGGTGGCCGTCACCTCAACCTTATTCCTGTTCTACGTCGAGTTGGCCCTCGACGCGCCGGGATGGGAAGGGCCGTTGTTGCTGCTGTTCTTCTTGGCTGCTGCGGGGGCAGCGCCACTTTGGGGAATTTTGGCCGAACGCCACGGCGCGCGGCGGGTGCTGTTGATCGCCATGGCCTTGGGCATTGTGGCCTTTGGTGGCGCGCTGTTGCTGGGGCCGGGGGATGTGATGCTATTCGCGCTGGTCTGTTTGGCCTCTGGCGCAGTTCTAGGCGCGGATTTGACGCTTTTGCCCGCCATGTTCGCCGCCCGCATGGCCCAAATCTCACCATCGGCAGCCGAAGGTTTTGGACTTTGGTCGTTCGTGTCTAAATTGACCTTGGCTTTCGCAGCCGTTGCTCTACTTCCAGCTTTAGAACGCGCAGGATTGCAAACCGGAGCGGGTGACAGCTCCGAGGCATCCATCTCCCTGTTGATCTGGTTCTATGCTGGTGTACCTTGCGCATTGAAATTGCTGGCGATCGCTCTGCTTGCCAGTGCCAATGCCAGTGCCAATGACGTGGAGAAACCGTGA
- a CDS encoding DUF3833 family protein, translated as MTEPLIFIAVGLGLGLLLTFLRRRLGEFHGQSPSDYVDSFPVFDLRLHLRDKMICEGVIFGPLGRVTSSFTAVFDVSWEGNVATVAETFRYNDGSRQEREWTVTLGKNGNFISTAPDVVGEGLGIQSGPTLQLRYRIRLPEELGSHVLKTVDWMYLTPDGTIVNRSQFRKFGIKVAELVATLRPAEER; from the coding sequence GTGACAGAGCCGCTGATCTTTATCGCTGTCGGGCTTGGCCTTGGTCTATTGCTAACCTTTCTGCGCCGCCGGTTGGGAGAGTTCCACGGCCAGTCGCCGAGCGACTATGTAGATTCATTTCCCGTGTTCGACCTGCGCTTGCATCTGCGCGATAAGATGATCTGCGAAGGCGTGATTTTTGGCCCTCTCGGCCGGGTGACAAGCAGTTTTACCGCCGTGTTCGACGTCTCTTGGGAGGGGAACGTGGCCACCGTGGCAGAGACGTTTCGCTATAACGACGGGTCTCGGCAAGAACGGGAATGGACGGTAACGCTGGGCAAGAACGGTAACTTTATCAGCACCGCACCTGATGTGGTGGGCGAAGGGCTGGGGATACAATCGGGCCCGACGTTGCAGCTGCGCTACCGGATCCGCTTGCCCGAAGAACTGGGAAGCCATGTCTTGAAGACCGTCGATTGGATGTATCTGACGCCCGATGGCACCATCGTCAATCGCAGCCAGTTTCGGAAATTCGGGATCAAAGTAGCAGAATTGGTTGCCACGCTGCGACCGGCGGAGGAGCGATGA
- a CDS encoding SDR family NAD(P)-dependent oxidoreductase: MKDWQGKTYWLVGASDGLGAALAHQLSRTGAEVILSARSEDKLTELAQALPGRARVRVMDVTDDADVAAAVQDIGPIDGLVYLAGAYWPFGAKDWQAGHGVTMADVNFTGLMRVLGQVVPNMVARDHGHIVITSSLTAYRGLPGSIGYTASKAATLSLAECMHADLRKTGVQVQVINPGFIKTQLTDKNDFKMPFLMEPEDAARRVLEHMGGDSFKLDFPYGFSLLFRLGRFLPDGLYYRLFS, translated from the coding sequence ATGAAAGACTGGCAAGGTAAGACCTATTGGTTGGTCGGGGCAAGCGATGGGCTTGGCGCTGCACTTGCGCATCAACTCAGCCGTACGGGTGCAGAAGTGATCCTTTCGGCCCGTTCCGAGGACAAGCTGACCGAATTGGCCCAAGCATTACCGGGCCGGGCGCGGGTGCGTGTTATGGATGTAACCGATGACGCCGATGTGGCAGCCGCCGTGCAGGATATCGGCCCCATTGATGGTCTGGTCTATTTGGCCGGTGCCTATTGGCCCTTCGGCGCAAAGGACTGGCAGGCCGGTCACGGTGTGACGATGGCGGACGTGAACTTTACCGGGTTGATGCGGGTCTTGGGGCAGGTGGTGCCCAATATGGTCGCGCGCGATCACGGCCATATCGTTATCACCTCTAGCCTCACCGCCTATCGCGGGCTGCCCGGTTCTATTGGCTATACCGCGTCCAAGGCCGCGACGCTGTCATTGGCAGAGTGTATGCACGCCGATCTGCGCAAGACGGGCGTGCAGGTTCAGGTCATCAACCCCGGTTTTATCAAAACCCAGTTGACCGATAAGAACGACTTCAAAATGCCCTTCTTGATGGAGCCGGAAGACGCTGCGCGCCGGGTTTTGGAGCATATGGGCGGCGACAGCTTTAAATTGGACTTCCCTTACGGGTTCTCACTGCTGTTCCGTTTGGGGCGGTTTTTGCCAGATGGGCTTTATTACCGGCTGTTTTCTTAA
- a CDS encoding saccharopine dehydrogenase, with product MTHLWLRAEQRDNETRTGLTPEGAAALIAAGMKVSVEDSDTRVIATAAYAQAGCEIVPAHSWPDAPGDAVIFGLKELPEDGTPLPHTHIMFGHAYKGQSSGRKLLERFKAGGGTLLDLEYLTDDNGRRVAAFGYWAGFAGAAVSIKCRIAQLRGESCGQVQPYPNAEALKAALAKELADVDSSADRALVIGALGRVGRGASDLCTALGIPVTGWDMAETAHGGPFAEILEHAYFFNCILAGPDTPAFVCPDAPQADRALRVIGDIACDPDSAFNPVQVYDRATTWEAPARRVHDDPPLDVMAIDNLPSMLPLESSEDFASQLLSTLLALPEADNAVWQRARALFAQHLAEV from the coding sequence ATGACCCATCTGTGGCTCCGTGCAGAGCAGCGGGATAATGAGACCCGCACGGGGCTGACACCCGAAGGCGCGGCCGCCCTGATTGCAGCAGGCATGAAGGTGAGCGTTGAAGACAGCGACACCCGTGTCATCGCCACCGCCGCCTATGCGCAGGCGGGCTGCGAAATTGTCCCGGCGCATAGCTGGCCAGACGCGCCGGGGGATGCGGTGATATTCGGCCTAAAGGAGTTGCCCGAAGATGGCACCCCTCTGCCGCATACGCACATCATGTTCGGCCATGCCTACAAAGGGCAATCTTCGGGCCGTAAGCTGCTGGAGCGGTTCAAGGCAGGCGGTGGCACACTGCTGGATCTGGAATACCTGACGGATGACAATGGTCGCCGGGTTGCGGCCTTTGGCTATTGGGCGGGCTTTGCCGGGGCTGCCGTTTCTATCAAATGCCGCATCGCACAGTTGCGCGGTGAATCCTGCGGGCAGGTGCAGCCCTACCCTAACGCCGAGGCGTTAAAGGCCGCACTGGCCAAGGAATTGGCCGACGTGGACAGCAGCGCCGACCGGGCGCTGGTGATCGGTGCTTTGGGCCGCGTCGGGCGCGGGGCCAGTGACCTTTGCACAGCCTTGGGCATCCCCGTGACCGGCTGGGACATGGCTGAAACCGCCCATGGCGGACCGTTCGCTGAGATCCTTGAGCATGCCTATTTCTTTAACTGTATCCTCGCTGGCCCAGACACGCCGGCCTTTGTCTGCCCTGATGCACCGCAGGCAGACCGCGCATTGCGGGTGATCGGTGACATCGCCTGTGACCCCGACAGCGCGTTCAACCCAGTACAAGTCTATGACCGCGCGACGACGTGGGAGGCGCCCGCGCGGCGTGTGCATGATGATCCGCCGCTGGATGTCATGGCCATCGACAACCTTCCCTCGATGCTGCCGCTCGAAAGCTCTGAGGATTTCGCCAGCCAGTTGCTTAGCACATTGCTTGCGCTGCCCGAGGCGGACAACGCAGTCTGGCAAAGGGCGCGGGCTCTATTCGCCCAGCACCTTGCCGAGGTTTAA